A single genomic interval of Aquificaceae bacterium harbors:
- a CDS encoding FtsW/RodA/SpoVE family cell cycle protein gives MIRNWDGWILFSITALFLMGEAVIISVNVVPYLMDSYQKLSIYKKPLIQLLTFLFGFMLASIIAKYDYRKFMNGVFPYLFILMAVFSLLVVYIKKLMTGKAVDRWLFGGSVQPFEFTKIALIIFLSYYIVRKGNLRQWKHLLWAIFFPAVISFLLLVQPDKGGAIFILLITSLMVYVGGAPKKAYLLMLLLFVFVVYYILTSKGYVAERLSAWRNPFADPEDSGYQIIQSLYALARGGIMGVGIGQGLQKLGPLPTSDTDYVIAIIGEEMGFVGVFAVIILYAILVGRLIWHALMSKEQMEKLLLFGVAMNFAISFLWNLAMVSNLIPPKGTALPFVSYGSSNLLASLIFLGIAQSVINHQERSLSSPLRTSPTPTILKHA, from the coding sequence ATGATAAGAAACTGGGATGGGTGGATACTATTTAGCATCACTGCCTTGTTTTTAATGGGTGAGGCTGTAATAATAAGTGTGAATGTAGTTCCGTATTTGATGGATTCTTATCAGAAGTTAAGTATATACAAAAAGCCACTTATTCAGCTGTTGACCTTCCTCTTTGGATTTATGTTGGCGAGCATTATCGCCAAGTATGACTACAGAAAATTTATGAATGGGGTGTTTCCATATTTGTTTATTCTAATGGCGGTATTCAGTCTTTTGGTAGTCTATATAAAGAAGTTAATGACTGGTAAAGCTGTTGATAGATGGCTTTTCGGTGGTAGTGTTCAGCCTTTTGAATTTACCAAAATTGCCCTTATTATCTTCCTTTCTTACTACATAGTTCGTAAAGGAAACCTAAGACAATGGAAACACCTCCTGTGGGCTATATTTTTTCCTGCTGTTATCTCTTTTCTACTTCTTGTGCAACCTGATAAGGGCGGAGCTATCTTTATACTGCTTATAACAAGCCTTATGGTGTATGTGGGTGGTGCTCCTAAAAAGGCTTATCTTCTTATGCTACTTCTGTTTGTTTTTGTGGTTTACTACATACTCACCTCAAAAGGCTATGTAGCGGAAAGGCTTTCTGCGTGGAGAAACCCTTTTGCTGACCCAGAAGATAGTGGATATCAGATAATACAGTCCTTGTATGCTCTTGCCAGAGGGGGAATTATGGGTGTGGGCATAGGTCAGGGGCTTCAAAAACTTGGACCTTTGCCAACCTCTGATACGGACTATGTGATAGCAATTATAGGAGAAGAGATGGGTTTCGTTGGTGTTTTTGCGGTAATAATTCTATATGCCATATTGGTGGGGAGATTGATATGGCACGCTCTTATGTCTAAGGAACAGATGGAAAAACTTTTGCTTTTCGGGGTTGCTATGAATTTTGCTATATCTTTTCTTTGGAACCTTGCCATGGTTTCAAACCTCATACCACCAAAGGGAACAGCTTTACCTTTTGTAAGTTATGGTTCATCTAACCTTCTCGCATCCTTAATATTTCTTGGCATAGCCCAGTCTGTCATAAACCATCAAGAAAGAAGTCTCTCAAGTCCTTTGAGGACATCACCCACGCCCACCATACTTAAGCATGCTTGA
- the minC gene encoding septum site-determining protein MinC — MVEIKGITLPVVLVEIKEGGNIDSLIEELKQKLSSKLFEGSCVLIDGKGVLKEEEIEKIEKALIEGNIKSVKKLSFSGLGNTKRERLMVVQRHLRSGQRVEHNGDILVLGDVNKDAQVVAAGNIIVMGKLRGIAVAGALGDENAVVVALEMEPQQIRIGKKVAILNEEERKSPGYPEIAKVEDGNIILERV; from the coding sequence ATGGTAGAGATAAAAGGAATAACCCTTCCTGTTGTGCTGGTAGAAATAAAGGAAGGTGGGAATATAGATTCCCTTATAGAAGAGCTAAAGCAGAAGCTTTCTTCAAAGCTTTTTGAAGGTAGTTGCGTGCTAATAGATGGAAAGGGTGTGCTTAAGGAAGAGGAAATTGAAAAAATAGAAAAAGCCCTCATAGAAGGAAATATAAAAAGCGTAAAGAAGCTAAGTTTTTCAGGTCTGGGAAACACAAAAAGGGAAAGGCTAATGGTAGTTCAGAGGCATCTTAGGTCTGGTCAGAGGGTAGAACACAACGGAGATATTCTGGTGCTTGGAGATGTAAATAAGGACGCTCAAGTAGTGGCAGCGGGAAACATAATAGTTATGGGTAAGCTAAGAGGTATTGCGGTAGCAGGAGCTTTGGGTGATGAAAATGCGGTGGTGGTTGCTTTAGAAATGGAGCCACAACAGATAAGAATAGGCAAAAAGGTAGCCATATTGAACGAAGAGGAGAGAAAATCTCCAGGCTATCCCGAGATTGCAAAAGTTGAAGATGGTAATATAAT